One genomic region from Pseudochaenichthys georgianus chromosome 15, fPseGeo1.2, whole genome shotgun sequence encodes:
- the mrpl14 gene encoding large ribosomal subunit protein uL14m: MALPLLSRSLAGLLVESSSITHQRTFSVSAVAAAIQKMTRVRVVDNSSLGNTPYHRAPRVIHVYTQNGIGKVGDKVLLAIKGQKKKALIVGHKMPGDRMTPRFDSNNVVLIEDNGNPTGTRIKVPIPTHLRKHEGEYSKVLAIASAFV; the protein is encoded by the exons ATGGCTCTCCCCCTGCTTTCAAGATCCCTTGCTGGGCTCCTTGTAGAGTCATCGTCAATAACTCATCAGAGGACTTTTAG TGTATCTGCTGTTGCAGCAGCCATTCAAAAGATGACTAGAGTGCGTGTTGTGGACAACAGCTCCCTTGGAAATACACCATATCACCGTGCCCCAAGAGTGATCCATGTCTACACCCAGAATGGTATAGGGAAAGTCGGTGACAAAGTGTTGCTTGCCATCAAAGGACAGAAGAAGAAAGCGCTCATCGTTGGACACAAAATGCCAGGAGATCGCATGACGCCACGCTTTGATTCTAACAATGTTGTTCTTATTGAGGACAATGGGAATCCCACAGGAACAAGGATTAAAGTCCCTATACCCACACATCTACGTAAACATGAGGGAGAATACTCCAAGGTCCTGGCAATTGCTAGTGCATTTGTTTAG
- the capn1a gene encoding calpain 1, (mu/I) large subunit a has product MYATGMSAVIQANRLRAEGMGTNEHALPFSNQDYEALKQQCVESGCLFEDDCFPAEPPSLGFKELAPYSSKTRDVEWIRPTDLSDDPQFIVGGASRTDICQGALGDCWLLAAIASLTLNETLLHRVVPHGQSFQDDYAGIFHFQFWQFGEWVDVVIDDRLPVKDGELMFVHSAEGNEFWSALLEKAYAKLNGSYEALSGGSTTEGFEDFTGGVSEMYELRKAPRDLHRIIAKALERGSLLGCSIDITSAFDMEAVTFKKLVKGHAYSLTGLKEVDYKGNMERLIRIRNPWGQVEWTGAWSDNSPEWDEVDPSEREDLHLKMEDGEFWMSFNEFKRQFSRLEICNLTADALSEDGLSHWNTTKFYGAWRRGSTAGGCRNSPNTFWINPQYKITLLEEDDDPEDDEVACSFLVALMQKDRRKYRRQGQDTHTIGFALYEIPEEYRGCTNVHLKKDFFLTHSSCARSETFINLREVSTRLRLPPGEYLIVPSTFEASQEADFVLRVFTEKQSETEELDDEISADFGEEEEVTEDDIDDSFKSMFAQLAGEDMEISVHELRTILNRVVTRHKDLKTDGFSMESCRSMVNLMDKDGSARLGLVEFQILWNKIRKWLVIFRDFDLDKSGAMSSYEIRLAVEGAGFKLNNKLNQILVARYAENEMVDFDNFICCLVKLEAMFRSFQHFDKDGSGQAEMNITEWLYLTMCG; this is encoded by the exons ATGTATGCAACTGGGATGTCCGCTGTCATACAGGCCAACAGGCTGCGAGCAGAAGGCATGGGCACCAATGAGCACGCTCTGCCCTTCTCCAACCAGGACTACGAGGCTCTGAAGCAGCAGTGTGTGGAGTCCGGCTGCCTGTTTGAGGACGACTGTTTCCCCGCTGAGCCTCCATCCCTGGGCTTCAAGGAGCTCGCCCCCTATTCCTCCAAAACCAGGGATGTGGAGTGGATACGGCCCACA gaccTGAGTGATGACCCTCAGTTCATTGTGGGTGGTGCCTCCAGGACCGACATCTGTCAGGGAGCGCTGG GTGATTGCTGGCTCTTAGCAGCCATCGCGTCTCTCACCCTGAATGAGACGCTTCTTCACCGGGTCGTCCCACATGGACAGTCCTTTCAAGACGACTACGCTGGAATATTCCACTTTCAG TTCTGGCAGTTTGGCGAGTGGGTAGATGTTGTGATTGATGACAGATTACCTGTCAAAGATGGAGAGCTGATGTTCGTCCATTCTGCTGAGGGCAATGAATTCTGGAGTGCACTCCTAGAGAAGGCTTACGCAAA GCTGAATGGATCCTACGAGGCTCTGTCTGGAGGAAGCACCACTGAGGGGTTTGAGGACTTCACCGGTGGTGTGTCTGAGATGTACGAGCTGCGCAAGGCCCCCAGAGATCTGCACAGGATCATCGCTAAGGCCCTGGAGAGAGGCTCTCTGCTGGGCTGCTCCATCGAT ATCACCAGTGCCTTCGACATGGAGGCTGTTACATTCAAGAAGCTTGTGAAGGGCCATGCCTACTCACTCACCGGACTGAAGGAG GTTGATTACAAAGGCAACATGGAGCGCCTAATCCGGATACGTAACCCTTGGGGACAGGTGGAGTGGACTGGTGCCTGGAGTGACAA TTCCCCTGAATGGGATGAGGTTGATCCTTCTGAACGAGAGGACCTGCATCTTAAGATGGAAGATGGGGAGTTTTG GATGTCCTTCAATGAGTTCAAGAGGCAGTTTTCTCGGCTAGAGATCTGTAATTTGACTGCTGACGCTCTGAGTGAGGATGGTCTCAGCCACTGGAACACCACAAAGTTTTACGGCGCGTGGAGGAGAGGCAGCACCGCCGGAGGCTGCAGGAACAGTCCCA ACACGTTCTGGATCAACCCTCAGTACAAGATCACCTTGCTGGAGGAGGATGATGACCCAGAGGACGATGAGGTGGCGTGCAGCTTTTTGGTTGCTCTCATGCAGAAGGACCGCCGCAAATACCGCCGCCAGGGTCAGGACACGCACACCATTGGCTTTGCTCTTTATGAG ATTCCAGAAGAG TACAGAGGCTGCACGAATGTCCACCTGAAGAAGGATTTCTTCCTGACTCATTCATCGTGTGCACGCTCCGAGACATTCATTAACCTGCGAGAGGTGAGCACACGGCTGCGTCTGCCCCCAGGGGAATACCTCATCGTCCCCTCCACCTTTGAGGCTAGTCAGGAGGCGGACTTTGTCCTCAGAGTCTTCACTGAGAAGCAATCGGAAACAGA AGAACTGGATGATGAAATCTCTGCAGATTTTGGAGAGGAA GAAGAAGTAACTGAAGACGACATTGATGACTCTTTTAAGTCCATGTTCGCACAGCTGGCAGGAGAG GACATGGAGATTTCTGTCCACGAGCTTCGGACCATTCTCAACAGAGTCGTTACCCGGC ACAAAGATCTGAAGACTGATGGCTTCAGTATGGAATCATGCAGGAGCATGGTCAACCTGATGGAC AAAGACGGTAGTGCCCGTTTAGGGCTGGTGGAGTTTCAGATCCTCTGGAACAAGATCCGAAAGTGGCTG GTCATTTTCAGAGATTTTGACCTGGACAAGTCCGGGGCCATGAGCTCATATGAGATACGTCTTGCTGTAGAGGGAGCAG GTTTCAAACTGAACAACAAACTGAACCAGATTCTGGTAGCCCGGTATGCGGAGAACGAGATGGTCGACTTTGACAACTTCATCTGCTGCTTGGTCAAGCTGGAAGCTATGTTCA GGTCTTTCCAGCACTTCGACAAGGATGGATCAGGACAGGCTGAGATGAATATAACGGAG TGGCTTTACCTCACAATGTGTGGTTGA